The following proteins come from a genomic window of Streptomyces sp. GS7:
- a CDS encoding VC0807 family protein — MLFVPLGINILLPLAMYYALRAQDIAQWKALLLSSVIPAAHALGTAVVRRRVEVFDLVMVVLLAVSAATSLISGSPRVLLLKDAGIPAALGLWILGSLFAARPFPFQFARRLRDPAGQEEAERAWDDLPDFRAALRGLTLLWGGSQLLDAVLSTLEALTLPVDLVPVIGRFQSFAILGVVAALTVRRSRAFPSGRGIPLFGIRTPAASRA; from the coding sequence GTGCTGTTCGTCCCACTCGGCATCAACATCCTGCTGCCACTCGCGATGTACTACGCGCTGCGGGCCCAGGACATCGCCCAGTGGAAGGCACTGCTGCTGAGCAGTGTGATCCCGGCCGCGCACGCTCTGGGCACCGCCGTGGTCCGCCGCCGCGTCGAGGTGTTCGACCTCGTGATGGTCGTGCTGCTCGCGGTATCGGCGGCGACATCTCTGATCAGCGGCAGTCCGCGCGTACTTCTGCTGAAGGATGCGGGCATCCCCGCCGCCCTGGGACTCTGGATCCTGGGCTCGCTGTTCGCCGCGCGGCCCTTCCCCTTCCAGTTCGCGCGCCGACTGCGCGATCCGGCCGGCCAGGAGGAGGCGGAGCGCGCCTGGGACGACCTGCCGGACTTCCGGGCCGCGCTGCGCGGGCTGACACTGCTCTGGGGCGGCTCCCAACTGCTCGACGCCGTGCTGAGCACCCTGGAGGCACTCACCCTGCCCGTCGATCTGGTCCCGGTGATCGGCAGGTTCCAGTCCTTCGCGATCCTCGGCGTGGTGGCTGCCCTCACCGTCCGCCGTAGCCGCGCCTTCCCATCCGGCCGCGGCATCCCCCTCTTCGGCATACGGACCCCGGCGGCGTCGCGGGCCTGA
- a CDS encoding MarR family winged helix-turn-helix transcriptional regulator, with translation MPHDETAPRDAAHQAAELTDLDQEAEEVTVAVMAASRLLVAVSARSLASIDDSMTLPQLRALVVLESCEPLKLAAMAATLGVNPSTAMRMVVRLEAAGLVDRRPNPDNRREVVLRLTGEGRALVERVLAHRRGRIRALVCRLPAAQRAVLVPALRALTHAAGELAVDPFDEVRRIGALVEDPLA, from the coding sequence ATGCCGCATGACGAAACCGCACCGCGGGACGCCGCTCACCAGGCCGCCGAGCTGACCGATCTCGATCAGGAGGCCGAGGAGGTGACCGTTGCCGTCATGGCGGCATCGCGTCTTCTGGTCGCCGTCTCGGCGCGCTCCCTCGCGTCGATCGACGACTCGATGACGCTGCCGCAACTACGCGCCCTGGTGGTGCTGGAGAGCTGCGAACCGCTCAAACTCGCCGCCATGGCGGCCACGTTGGGCGTCAATCCGTCCACCGCGATGCGGATGGTGGTGCGGTTGGAGGCCGCCGGGCTGGTGGATCGGCGGCCGAACCCCGACAACCGCCGCGAGGTGGTGCTGCGACTCACGGGAGAGGGACGGGCCCTGGTGGAGCGGGTCCTCGCACACCGGCGGGGCCGGATCCGCGCGCTGGTCTGCCGGCTGCCCGCCGCGCAACGGGCGGTTCTCGTCCCGGCGTTGCGGGCCCTGACGCACGCGGCGGGGGAGCTGGCCGTGGACCCGTTCGACGAGGTGCGGCGGATAGGCGCTCTGGTCGAGGACCCGCTCGCGTAG
- the narI gene encoding respiratory nitrate reductase subunit gamma produces MTTHVQIALWGVLPYLTLTVLVAGTLWRYRYDRFGFTTRSSQLHESRLLRIGGPLFHYSLLFVVGGHVMGLLVPEWITQRLRVSETTYHAAALTMGGTAGVAAVGGLGVLLWRRLRVAAVRQATSRSDRVVYPLLTVVLLAGLTATASSVANPYDYRLGVSVWFRSLFELDPDVPAMAHAPLVYQLHALLAMALFALWPFSRLVHAFTAPVGYLVRPYIVYRSHARATPYRHPATARPYPKQPAERHRRAGLPR; encoded by the coding sequence GTGACCACGCACGTACAGATCGCCCTGTGGGGCGTCCTGCCCTACCTGACCCTGACCGTCCTCGTCGCCGGCACCCTGTGGCGCTACCGCTACGACCGCTTCGGCTTCACCACCCGCTCCAGCCAGCTGCACGAGTCCCGGCTGCTGCGCATCGGCGGACCGCTCTTCCACTACTCCCTGCTCTTCGTCGTCGGCGGCCACGTCATGGGCCTCCTCGTGCCCGAATGGATCACCCAGCGCCTCCGCGTCAGCGAGACGACGTACCACGCCGCCGCCCTCACCATGGGCGGTACGGCCGGTGTCGCGGCCGTCGGCGGACTCGGCGTCCTCCTCTGGCGCCGGCTGCGGGTGGCGGCGGTCCGCCAGGCGACCAGCCGCAGCGACCGCGTGGTCTATCCGCTGCTGACGGTGGTCCTCCTGGCCGGGCTCACCGCCACCGCCTCCTCGGTGGCCAACCCCTACGACTACCGGCTCGGCGTCTCCGTGTGGTTCCGCAGCCTGTTCGAACTGGACCCCGACGTCCCGGCGATGGCGCATGCCCCGCTCGTCTACCAGCTCCACGCCCTGCTCGCCATGGCCCTCTTCGCCCTGTGGCCCTTCAGCCGGCTCGTGCACGCCTTCACCGCGCCCGTCGGCTACCTGGTCCGGCCGTACATCGTCTACCGCTCACACGCCCGGGCCACGCCGTACAGGCACCCGGCCACCGCCCGCCCGTACCCGAAGCAGCCCGCCGAACGGCACCGGCGCGCCGGCCTGCCACGCTGA
- the narJ gene encoding nitrate reductase molybdenum cofactor assembly chaperone — MIRHRALHQAAALLLSYPGPAWPRHAAEVTAALTRLNCPEGELLLDFCRATAPVPPLELAARYVTTFDRSRRRTLHLTHYTDGDTRRRGASLAALKAHYRAAGWEPDAGELPDFLPALLEFAARCPRAGTPLLHQYRGALGLLAQALDDYRSPYVHVLRAVQRTLPAAPPPAPVPDAPAPVPFPMHHALGDEGVRR; from the coding sequence GTGATCCGCCATCGGGCCCTGCACCAGGCCGCGGCCCTGCTCCTCTCGTACCCCGGCCCGGCCTGGCCGCGACATGCCGCCGAGGTCACCGCCGCGCTGACCCGACTCAACTGCCCGGAAGGCGAGTTGCTGCTCGACTTCTGCCGCGCGACGGCGCCGGTCCCGCCCCTGGAACTGGCGGCGCGCTATGTCACCACCTTCGACCGCAGCCGACGCCGCACCCTCCATCTCACGCACTACACCGACGGCGACACCCGCCGCCGCGGCGCCTCCCTGGCCGCGCTCAAGGCGCACTACCGGGCGGCCGGCTGGGAGCCCGACGCCGGCGAACTGCCCGACTTCCTCCCCGCTCTGCTCGAATTCGCCGCCCGCTGCCCCCGGGCAGGCACCCCCCTGCTCCACCAGTACCGCGGCGCCCTGGGCCTCCTCGCCCAGGCGCTCGACGACTACCGCAGCCCCTACGTCCATGTCCTGCGCGCCGTCCAGCGCACACTGCCCGCCGCCCCGCCGCCCGCGCCCGTACCGGACGCCCCCGCCCCCGTTCCCTTCCCGATGCACCACGCCCTGGGCGACGAAGGAGTCCGCCGGTGA
- the narH gene encoding nitrate reductase subunit beta: MPRRTTTIGRCMAQIAMVMNLDKCIGCHTCSVTCKQTWTNRQGTEYAWFNNVETRPGQGYPRGHEDQDKWRGGWRLDGRGRLVPRTGGRARRLARLFANPELPSLDDYYEPWTYDYETLISAPLGDDLPTARPRSLIDGRPTAVTWGPNWDDDLGGGPEHLAGDPVLRRLNDQVKLEYEQAFMFYLPRICEHCLNPACVAVCPSGALYKRIEDGIVLVDQDRCRGWRMCVSGCPYKKVYFNHSTGKAEKCTLCYPRIEAGEPTVCSETCVGRLRYLGVILYDADRAGEAAAVPDERDLYEAQLGCFLDPDDPEVVRAAEESGIPHDWITAARHSPVRDLITRYRVALPLHPEYRTLPMVWYVPPLSPVVDALTRSGHDGEDPANLFGAIDTLRIPLDYLAGLFTAGDRGPVEAALCRLAAMRAHMRRINLGEERDPAIARGVGMDDHSIEAMYRLLALAKYEERYVIPTGYTTEAGPDDAGGGCSLDGHGGPGMYDPDAFHAVPARATEAPASRLRGRVNLLNWNGRGRPSGLFPPHGTADGTR, translated from the coding sequence ATGCCCCGTCGCACCACCACCATCGGGCGCTGCATGGCGCAGATCGCGATGGTCATGAACCTCGACAAGTGCATCGGCTGCCACACCTGCTCGGTCACCTGCAAACAGACCTGGACCAACCGGCAGGGCACCGAGTACGCGTGGTTCAACAACGTCGAGACCCGCCCCGGCCAGGGCTACCCCCGCGGCCACGAGGACCAGGACAAGTGGCGGGGCGGCTGGCGCCTCGACGGCCGGGGCCGCCTCGTCCCACGCACCGGTGGCCGGGCCCGCCGCCTGGCCCGGCTCTTCGCCAACCCCGAACTCCCCTCGCTCGACGACTACTACGAGCCCTGGACCTACGACTACGAGACGCTGATCTCCGCGCCACTGGGCGACGACCTGCCGACCGCCCGCCCCCGCTCGCTGATCGACGGCCGGCCCACCGCGGTGACCTGGGGCCCCAACTGGGACGACGACCTCGGCGGCGGCCCCGAGCACCTGGCCGGCGACCCCGTGCTGCGCCGCCTGAACGACCAGGTCAAGCTGGAGTACGAGCAGGCGTTCATGTTCTACCTGCCGCGGATCTGCGAGCACTGCCTGAACCCGGCCTGTGTCGCGGTCTGCCCGTCCGGCGCCCTCTACAAGCGCATCGAGGACGGCATCGTCCTGGTCGACCAGGACCGCTGCCGCGGCTGGCGGATGTGCGTCAGCGGCTGCCCGTACAAGAAGGTGTACTTCAACCACAGCACCGGCAAGGCCGAGAAGTGCACCCTGTGCTACCCGCGCATCGAGGCGGGCGAGCCCACCGTCTGCTCGGAGACCTGCGTCGGCCGGCTGCGCTACCTCGGCGTCATCCTCTACGACGCCGACAGGGCCGGCGAGGCCGCCGCGGTCCCCGACGAGCGGGACCTCTACGAGGCCCAGCTCGGCTGCTTCCTCGACCCCGACGACCCCGAAGTCGTCCGCGCCGCCGAGGAGTCGGGCATCCCGCACGACTGGATCACCGCCGCCCGCCACTCCCCCGTGCGCGACCTCATCACCCGCTACCGGGTCGCACTGCCCCTCCATCCCGAGTACCGCACCCTGCCCATGGTCTGGTACGTCCCCCCGCTCTCCCCCGTGGTCGACGCACTGACCCGCAGCGGCCACGACGGCGAGGACCCGGCCAACCTCTTCGGCGCCATCGACACACTGCGCATCCCCCTCGACTACCTGGCCGGGCTCTTCACCGCCGGGGACCGCGGACCGGTCGAGGCCGCGCTGTGCCGGCTGGCTGCGATGCGCGCGCACATGCGCCGCATCAACCTCGGCGAAGAACGAGACCCGGCCATCGCCCGCGGTGTCGGGATGGACGACCACTCCATCGAGGCCATGTACCGGCTGCTGGCACTCGCCAAGTACGAGGAGCGGTACGTCATTCCCACCGGCTACACCACCGAAGCGGGCCCGGACGACGCCGGCGGCGGGTGCAGCCTCGACGGGCACGGCGGTCCGGGCATGTACGACCCGGACGCCTTCCACGCCGTGCCGGCACGGGCCACCGAGGCGCCCGCGAGCCGGCTGCGCGGCCGGGTCAACCTGCTGAACTGGAACGGCCGCGGGCGCCCGAGCGGGCTCTTCCCGCCCCACGGCACAGCGGACGGCACCCGGTGA
- a CDS encoding nitrate reductase subunit alpha, protein MVGRGARKEAERVAAVAAEQLLRAGTTLRRSVTTPDLRAVYRTDQSVNDAPYRERWAHDRVVRSTHGVNCTGSCSWKVYVKDGVITWETQETDYPSVGPDRPEYEPRGCPRGASFSWYTYSPTRVRYPHVRGVLLELYREARDRLGDPVAAWAEITGDPAKRRRYQSARGKGGLVRIGWEEALEVAAAAHVHTIAAYGPDRVAGFSPIPAMSMASHAVGARFMSLIGAPMLSFYDWYADLPIASPQVFGDQTDVPESGDWWDAAYLMLWGSNVPVTRTPDAHWMAEARYRGQKVVVVSPDYADATKFADEWLHPHPGTDGALAMAMGQVILTECFVRRQVPYFTEYVKQFTDLPFLVELTEQDGELVPGKFLTAADLGLDPDDGAAASWKPVLLDAASERPVVPNGTLGDRWSKGGLGRWNLDLNGVEPALTFLREGGDCARVLLPRFDDTGALLRGVPVREIGGRRVTTVFDLLLAQYGVRRPGLPGDWPEGYDDAAHPYTPAWQETITSVPTGAVVRAAREFAHTAEKTRGRCMIVMGAGTNHWFHSDTIYRSFLTLLLLTGCQGVNGGGWAHYVGQEKVRPYAGWQQLQSAADWVRPSRQVAGTPYWYLHTDQWRYDAQDAGTLAAPTARGALTGRHTADLVAQSMRLGWMPSAPTFTANPLDLGRRVHASGHEPGEWVAAELTAGRLAFAFEDPDAPANWPRVLTVWRANLIGSSAKGNEFFLRHLLGASDNARAQEAPDGSRPHDLTWHDEAPRGKLDLLLALDFRMTSTTLMADLVLPAATWYEKHDLSSTDMHPYVHAFSPAISPPWQSRTDFEIFHGLAEKFSELAADRLETTYDLVAAPPQHDTPGETAQPGGTVRDWRDGAPPEPGGNLPHFAVVKRDYTAVAEKLAAFGPLAEEHGMTVKGITVHPVPEARWLAERCGTVATGPAHGRPLLDTDVKLCEAILALSGTTNGRLAAEGFDRLAERCGPGAGFAALAESVRERRVVFSDTQDRPVQVGTSFEWSGKEAPDRRYAPFTVNTEHRKPWHTLTGRQHFYLDHDWMAELGEQLPVYRPPLDMTAVQGATPADDGARSVTVRYLTPHSKWSIHSEYQENLLMQTLARGGPVIWMSVADAEAIGAADNDWIEAVNPNGVVTARAVVSHRMPPGTVFMYHVQERLVNVPRTQATGRRGGVHNALTRLLIKPTHLIGGYGQLSFAPNYYGPTGNQRDAVTVIRRRTQHVEY, encoded by the coding sequence GTGGTAGGACGCGGTGCCCGTAAGGAAGCGGAACGTGTCGCGGCGGTGGCCGCGGAGCAGCTGCTGCGGGCCGGAACGACACTGCGGCGGTCGGTGACGACCCCCGACCTGCGGGCCGTGTACCGCACCGATCAGAGCGTCAACGACGCCCCCTACCGCGAGCGCTGGGCGCACGACCGCGTCGTGCGCTCCACGCACGGGGTGAACTGCACCGGTTCCTGCTCGTGGAAGGTGTACGTCAAGGACGGCGTGATCACCTGGGAGACGCAGGAGACGGACTACCCGTCGGTGGGCCCGGACCGGCCGGAATACGAGCCGCGCGGCTGCCCGCGGGGCGCCTCGTTCTCCTGGTACACCTACTCGCCGACCCGGGTGCGCTACCCGCATGTGCGCGGGGTCCTCCTGGAGCTCTACCGCGAGGCGCGCGACCGGCTGGGCGACCCGGTGGCCGCCTGGGCCGAGATCACCGGCGACCCCGCCAAGCGGCGCCGCTACCAGTCGGCCCGCGGCAAGGGCGGCCTGGTGCGGATCGGCTGGGAGGAGGCGCTGGAGGTCGCCGCCGCCGCCCATGTCCACACCATCGCGGCGTACGGCCCGGACCGGGTCGCCGGCTTCTCCCCGATCCCCGCCATGTCGATGGCCTCGCACGCCGTCGGAGCGCGCTTCATGTCGCTGATCGGCGCGCCGATGCTCTCCTTCTACGACTGGTACGCGGACCTGCCCATCGCCTCACCGCAGGTCTTCGGCGACCAGACGGACGTACCGGAGTCCGGCGACTGGTGGGACGCGGCCTACCTGATGCTGTGGGGGTCGAACGTTCCGGTGACCCGCACCCCGGACGCGCACTGGATGGCCGAGGCCCGCTACCGGGGCCAGAAGGTGGTGGTGGTCTCCCCGGACTACGCGGACGCGACCAAGTTCGCGGACGAGTGGCTGCATCCGCACCCCGGCACCGACGGTGCGCTGGCGATGGCCATGGGGCAGGTGATCCTCACCGAGTGCTTCGTGCGGCGCCAGGTCCCGTACTTCACCGAGTACGTCAAGCAGTTCACCGATCTGCCGTTCCTGGTCGAACTCACCGAGCAGGACGGGGAGTTGGTACCGGGGAAGTTCCTGACCGCGGCGGATCTGGGACTGGATCCGGACGACGGGGCGGCGGCGTCCTGGAAGCCGGTGCTGCTCGACGCCGCCTCCGAACGGCCCGTCGTGCCCAACGGCACCCTCGGCGACCGCTGGTCCAAGGGCGGGCTGGGCCGCTGGAACCTGGACCTGAACGGGGTGGAGCCCGCCCTGACCTTTCTCCGGGAGGGCGGGGACTGCGCCCGCGTACTGCTGCCGCGCTTCGACGACACCGGCGCCCTGCTACGCGGGGTCCCGGTGCGGGAGATCGGCGGGCGCCGGGTGACCACCGTCTTCGACCTGCTCCTGGCCCAGTACGGCGTCCGCCGCCCCGGGCTGCCGGGCGACTGGCCCGAGGGCTACGACGACGCGGCGCATCCGTACACCCCTGCCTGGCAGGAGACGATCACCTCGGTTCCCACGGGCGCGGTGGTGCGCGCGGCGCGGGAGTTCGCGCACACGGCGGAGAAGACCCGCGGGCGCTGCATGATCGTCATGGGGGCGGGGACCAACCACTGGTTCCACTCCGACACCATCTACCGTTCCTTCCTGACCCTGCTCCTGCTCACCGGCTGCCAGGGCGTCAACGGCGGCGGCTGGGCCCACTACGTAGGCCAGGAGAAGGTCCGCCCGTACGCCGGCTGGCAGCAGTTGCAGTCCGCCGCGGACTGGGTGCGCCCGTCACGGCAGGTGGCCGGCACCCCCTACTGGTATCTGCACACCGACCAGTGGCGGTACGACGCGCAGGATGCCGGCACACTGGCCGCGCCGACCGCCCGCGGCGCGCTCACCGGCCGGCACACCGCCGACCTCGTCGCCCAGTCGATGCGGCTGGGGTGGATGCCGTCCGCCCCCACGTTCACCGCCAACCCGCTCGACCTCGGCCGGCGGGTGCACGCGTCGGGGCACGAGCCCGGCGAGTGGGTGGCCGCCGAACTCACCGCGGGACGACTGGCGTTCGCCTTCGAGGACCCCGACGCCCCGGCCAACTGGCCGCGGGTGCTCACCGTGTGGCGGGCCAACCTGATCGGCTCCTCGGCGAAGGGCAACGAGTTCTTCCTGCGCCATCTGCTGGGGGCGAGCGACAACGCGCGTGCGCAGGAGGCGCCGGACGGGAGCCGGCCGCACGATCTCACCTGGCACGACGAGGCGCCGCGCGGCAAGCTGGACCTGCTGCTGGCCCTGGACTTCCGGATGACCTCGACCACACTGATGGCCGACCTCGTGCTGCCCGCCGCCACCTGGTACGAGAAGCACGACCTGTCCAGCACGGACATGCACCCCTATGTGCACGCCTTCTCCCCCGCGATCAGCCCGCCCTGGCAGTCGCGCACCGACTTCGAGATCTTCCACGGACTCGCGGAGAAATTCAGCGAGTTGGCGGCGGACCGGCTGGAGACCACATACGACCTGGTGGCCGCGCCGCCGCAGCACGACACCCCGGGGGAGACCGCGCAGCCCGGCGGCACCGTCCGGGACTGGCGGGACGGCGCGCCCCCGGAGCCGGGCGGCAACCTTCCCCACTTCGCCGTCGTCAAGCGGGACTACACCGCCGTCGCCGAGAAGCTGGCGGCGTTCGGCCCGCTCGCCGAGGAACACGGCATGACGGTCAAGGGCATCACCGTCCACCCCGTGCCGGAGGCCCGCTGGCTCGCCGAGCGCTGCGGCACCGTCGCGACCGGGCCCGCCCACGGCCGGCCGCTCCTGGACACCGATGTGAAACTGTGCGAGGCCATCCTGGCGCTGTCCGGCACCACCAACGGGCGCCTGGCGGCCGAGGGGTTCGACCGGCTCGCCGAGCGCTGCGGGCCCGGCGCCGGCTTCGCCGCGCTCGCCGAATCGGTCCGCGAGCGCCGGGTGGTCTTCTCCGACACCCAGGACCGGCCCGTACAGGTCGGCACCAGCTTCGAATGGTCCGGCAAGGAGGCCCCGGACCGCCGCTACGCCCCCTTCACCGTCAACACCGAGCACCGCAAGCCCTGGCACACCCTCACCGGGCGCCAGCACTTCTATCTCGACCACGACTGGATGGCCGAACTCGGCGAACAACTCCCGGTCTACCGGCCTCCGTTGGACATGACGGCGGTACAGGGCGCCACCCCGGCCGACGACGGCGCCCGTTCGGTGACCGTCCGCTATCTCACGCCGCACTCGAAGTGGTCGATCCACTCCGAGTACCAGGAGAACCTCCTCATGCAGACCCTGGCCCGCGGCGGGCCGGTCATCTGGATGAGCGTGGCCGACGCCGAGGCCATCGGGGCCGCGGACAACGACTGGATCGAGGCGGTCAACCCCAACGGCGTGGTGACCGCACGAGCCGTGGTCTCGCACCGTATGCCGCCCGGCACGGTGTTCATGTACCACGTCCAGGAACGCCTGGTGAACGTCCCGCGCACCCAGGCGACCGGCCGCCGGGGCGGGGTGCACAACGCCCTGACCCGCCTGCTGATCAAGCCCACCCACCTCATCGGCGGCTACGGACAGCTGTCCTTCGCCCCCAACTACTACGGGCCCACCGGCAATCAGCGGGACGCCGTCACCGTGATCCGCCGGCGCACCCAGCACGTGGAGTACTGA
- a CDS encoding chloride channel protein, whose translation MRKTKRTHRGAHLGDFTVQPRMLLICGWALLVGGAGAVAALALLRLIGLVTNIVFYQRWSTSLVAPGLEHRPWWLVLGAPMAGGLVVGLMARYGSEKIRGHGMPEAIEAILTGGSRVAPRVAVLKPVSAAISIGTGGPFGAEGPIIMTGGAIGSILAQGLRLSADERKTLLVSGAAAGMAATFNSPLAAVLLAVELLLFEWRPRSFVPVVAAVGVSTVVRGFLLGTAPIFPVSASGLHVAPTVDALCAVAGLLGGALAVAATWLVYRAEDGFARLPFHWMWWPAIGGAVIGLGGLVEPRALGVGYDVIEQLLTGRATVSLIVGILVVKTLIWSLSLGSGTSGGVLAPVFMIGGAVGAAEGLLFPHVIPGFWAMMGLAAVVGGVMRSPLTGVVFTLELTHAWGAVLPLLISSTAAYALSALLLKRSVLTEKIARRGLHLTREYSTDPLETFFVEEVMERRPLLLAGRESLEAALRLTKDAADTAGGGQRLVPVLTDDGVPGMVVTRDRLLEATSEDAAAHGRTTLADVCEPSPVILRPDDTLRRAAYLFAEHGVTEAPVVSHGPDAQVVGTIALHHLLHARRHDLTEEHHRQRLIPGQRRRSPDTVPA comes from the coding sequence GTGCGCAAGACGAAGAGGACGCACCGAGGTGCCCACCTCGGTGATTTCACGGTCCAGCCGAGGATGCTGCTGATCTGCGGCTGGGCGCTGCTCGTCGGCGGGGCCGGGGCGGTCGCGGCACTGGCGCTGCTGCGGCTGATCGGCCTGGTCACCAACATCGTCTTCTACCAGCGATGGTCCACCTCGCTGGTCGCGCCGGGTCTGGAGCACCGGCCTTGGTGGCTGGTACTGGGCGCGCCGATGGCCGGCGGGCTGGTGGTCGGCCTCATGGCGCGCTACGGGTCCGAGAAGATCCGCGGCCACGGCATGCCGGAGGCGATCGAGGCGATCCTGACCGGCGGCAGCCGGGTCGCGCCGCGGGTGGCCGTGCTCAAGCCGGTGTCGGCGGCGATCAGCATCGGCACCGGCGGCCCGTTCGGCGCCGAAGGGCCGATCATCATGACCGGTGGCGCGATCGGATCGATCCTGGCGCAGGGCCTGCGGCTGAGCGCCGACGAGCGCAAGACCCTGCTGGTCTCCGGCGCGGCGGCCGGCATGGCGGCGACCTTCAACTCGCCGCTGGCCGCCGTGCTGCTCGCCGTGGAACTGCTGTTGTTCGAGTGGCGCCCGCGCAGCTTCGTCCCGGTCGTCGCGGCGGTCGGCGTCAGCACCGTGGTGCGCGGCTTCCTCCTGGGCACCGCCCCGATCTTCCCCGTCTCCGCCTCCGGTCTGCACGTCGCCCCCACCGTCGACGCGCTCTGCGCGGTCGCCGGCCTCCTCGGTGGCGCACTGGCGGTGGCCGCGACCTGGCTGGTCTACCGCGCCGAGGACGGCTTCGCCCGGCTGCCCTTCCACTGGATGTGGTGGCCCGCCATCGGCGGGGCGGTCATCGGCCTGGGCGGACTGGTCGAGCCGCGCGCCCTCGGTGTCGGCTACGACGTCATCGAACAGCTGCTGACCGGGCGCGCCACGGTGTCGCTGATCGTCGGCATCCTGGTCGTCAAGACCCTGATCTGGTCGCTCTCGCTCGGCTCCGGCACCTCCGGCGGTGTGCTCGCCCCGGTGTTCATGATCGGCGGGGCGGTCGGAGCGGCCGAGGGACTGCTCTTCCCGCACGTCATCCCCGGATTCTGGGCGATGATGGGGCTGGCAGCCGTGGTGGGCGGCGTGATGCGGTCACCGCTGACCGGAGTGGTCTTCACCCTTGAACTCACCCATGCCTGGGGCGCGGTGCTGCCGCTGCTGATCTCCTCCACCGCCGCCTACGCCCTGTCGGCCCTGCTGCTGAAGCGCTCGGTGCTCACCGAGAAGATCGCCCGCCGCGGACTGCACCTGACCAGGGAGTACTCCACCGACCCCCTGGAGACGTTCTTCGTCGAAGAGGTCATGGAACGCCGGCCGCTCCTCCTCGCGGGCCGGGAAAGCCTGGAGGCGGCGCTCAGGCTCACCAAGGACGCGGCGGACACCGCCGGCGGCGGGCAGCGGCTCGTCCCCGTCCTCACCGACGACGGGGTGCCGGGCATGGTCGTCACCCGCGACCGGCTCCTGGAGGCGACGTCCGAGGACGCCGCCGCGCACGGCCGGACCACGCTCGCGGACGTCTGCGAACCGTCCCCGGTGATCCTGCGGCCCGACGACACCCTGCGCCGAGCCGCCTACCTCTTCGCCGAACACGGCGTCACCGAAGCCCCGGTCGTCAGCCACGGACCCGACGCCCAGGTGGTGGGGACCATCGCCCTGCACCACCTGCTGCACGCACGGCGCCACGACCTGACCGAGGAGCACCACCGGCAGCGCCTCATCCCGGGCCAGCGCCGCCGCAGCCCGGACACCGTCCCGGCATGA
- a CDS encoding MarR family winged helix-turn-helix transcriptional regulator, translating into MVRQAKNEGDPVPADRLAEDLHETVDEVTAAVMTASRLFVALSARALAESEPALTLPQLRTLVVLHGEGPVKLAALAAALDVNPSTAMRMVDKLEAAGLMDRQINPGNRREVVLRLRPAGRRLVEKVMAHRHQEIQAIVGRLPAGRRAELVRGLRALTEAAGEQAVDSLTESP; encoded by the coding sequence ATGGTGCGACAAGCGAAGAACGAGGGCGATCCGGTTCCGGCGGACCGGCTGGCGGAGGACCTGCACGAGACCGTTGACGAGGTCACCGCCGCCGTCATGACGGCGTCCCGTCTGTTCGTCGCGCTCTCCGCGCGGGCGCTCGCCGAGAGCGAGCCGGCGCTGACGCTGCCGCAACTGCGCACCCTGGTGGTCCTGCACGGTGAGGGCCCGGTGAAGCTCGCCGCGCTGGCTGCCGCGCTGGACGTGAACCCCTCCACGGCGATGCGCATGGTCGACAAGCTGGAGGCCGCCGGACTCATGGACCGTCAGATCAACCCCGGTAACCGCCGTGAGGTCGTCCTGCGGCTGCGGCCGGCCGGCCGGCGGCTGGTCGAGAAGGTCATGGCCCACCGGCACCAGGAGATCCAGGCCATCGTCGGCCGCCTTCCCGCCGGCCGGCGGGCCGAGCTGGTGCGGGGGCTGCGCGCGCTGACCGAGGCCGCCGGGGAGCAGGCCGTGGATTCGCTGACCGAATCGCCGTAG